A region of Micropterus dolomieu isolate WLL.071019.BEF.003 ecotype Adirondacks linkage group LG01, ASM2129224v1, whole genome shotgun sequence DNA encodes the following proteins:
- the olfm3a gene encoding noelin-3a isoform X2 produces MSQSIEVLNLRTQRDFQYVMKMENQMKGLRTKFRQIEDDRKSIIARNFQELKDKMDELKPLIPVLEQYKMDAALISQFKEEIRNLSAVLTGIQEELGAYDYDELYQRVLRLDSRLRSCMGKLTCGKLMKITGPATIKTSGTRFGAWMTDPLASTRNNRVWYMDSYTNSKIVREYKTIEDFVAGVVSRTYSLPFKWEGTNHMVYNGSLYYNKYQSNIIVKYSFETGSVLAQRALEFAGFHNMYPYTWGGYSDIDVMADELGMWVVYATNQNAGNVVISQIDPDTLQVLKTWNTEYSKRNAGESFMICGTLYITNSHLSGAKVYYAYSTKTSSYEYIDIPFHNQYFHISMLDYNARERALYAWNNGHQVIFNVTLFHVIKTDDDS; encoded by the exons ATGTCTCAGTCCATTGAGGTGCTGAACCTGCGAACTCAGAGGGATTTCCAATACGTCATGAAGATGGAAAACCAGATGAAGGGCCTGAGGACCAAGTTCAGACAGATTGAGGATGACAGGAAATCCATCATCGCCAGAAACTTCCAG GAGCTTAAAGACAAGATGGATGAACTGAAGCCATTGATCCCCGTGCTGGAGCAGTACAAGATGGATGCTGCGCTCATCTCCCAGTTCAAGGAGGAGATCAGGAACCTGTCGGCAGTGCTGACAGGGATCCAGGAGGAGCTTGGGGCCTATGACTACGATGAGCTCTATCAGCGAGTGCTGCGACTGGACAGCAGGCTGCGTAGCTGTATGGGAAAACTAA CGTGTGGGAAATTAATGAAAATCACTGGACCTGCTACAATAAAGACATCTGGAACCCGGTTTGGGGCATGGATGACTGATCCTCTAGCATCAACCAGAAACAACAGG GTCTGGTATATGGACAGTTACACCAACAGCAAGATTGTGCGTGAGTACAAGACAATAGAAGACTTCGTAGCAGGAGTGGTTTCCCGAACCTACAGCCTCCCATTTAAATGGGAGGGAACCAATCACATGGTCTACAATGGGTCGCTTTATTACAACAAGTACCAAAGCAACATTATTGTCAAGTACAGCTTCGAGACAGGCAGTGTGCTGGCCCAGCGAGCTTTGGAGTTCGCTGGCTTCCACAACATGTACCCATACACATGGGGCGGATACTCCGACATCGATGTCATGGCTGACGAACTGGGAATGTGGGTTGTGTACGCGACCAATCAAAATGCTGGAAATGTCGTTATCTCCCAGATTGACCCTGACACCCTGCAGGTCCTGAAGACTTGGAACACCGAATACTCCAAAAGGAATGCAGGTGAATCATTCATGATCTGTGGGACGCTCTATATCACTAACTCTCACCTGTCTGGAGCAAAGGTTTACTACGCTTACTCTACGAAGACTTCATCTTATGAATACATAGACATTCCTTTCCACAATCAGTACTTTCATATCTCAATGCTTGACTACAACGCCAGAGAGAGAGCACTGTATGCCTGGAACAATGGACACCAGGTAATATTTAATGTCACCCTCTTCCATGTCATAAAAACTGATGATGACTCTTAA
- the olfm3a gene encoding noelin-3a isoform X1, translating to MTIGPKEGWQVYSSAQDADGRCICTVVAPEQSLCSRDAKSRQLRQLLEKVQNMSQSIEVLNLRTQRDFQYVMKMENQMKGLRTKFRQIEDDRKSIIARNFQELKDKMDELKPLIPVLEQYKMDAALISQFKEEIRNLSAVLTGIQEELGAYDYDELYQRVLRLDSRLRSCMGKLTCGKLMKITGPATIKTSGTRFGAWMTDPLASTRNNRVWYMDSYTNSKIVREYKTIEDFVAGVVSRTYSLPFKWEGTNHMVYNGSLYYNKYQSNIIVKYSFETGSVLAQRALEFAGFHNMYPYTWGGYSDIDVMADELGMWVVYATNQNAGNVVISQIDPDTLQVLKTWNTEYSKRNAGESFMICGTLYITNSHLSGAKVYYAYSTKTSSYEYIDIPFHNQYFHISMLDYNARERALYAWNNGHQVIFNVTLFHVIKTDDDS from the exons ACTATTGGTCCAAAGGAAGGCTGGCAGGTGTACAGCTCGGCCCAGGATGCTGATGGGCGCTGTATCTGCACAGTGGTGGCACCAGAACAGAGCCTCTGCTCCAGAGATGCCAAGAGCAGACAGCTCCGCCAGCTACTAGAGAAG GTACAGAACATGTCTCAGTCCATTGAGGTGCTGAACCTGCGAACTCAGAGGGATTTCCAATACGTCATGAAGATGGAAAACCAGATGAAGGGCCTGAGGACCAAGTTCAGACAGATTGAGGATGACAGGAAATCCATCATCGCCAGAAACTTCCAG GAGCTTAAAGACAAGATGGATGAACTGAAGCCATTGATCCCCGTGCTGGAGCAGTACAAGATGGATGCTGCGCTCATCTCCCAGTTCAAGGAGGAGATCAGGAACCTGTCGGCAGTGCTGACAGGGATCCAGGAGGAGCTTGGGGCCTATGACTACGATGAGCTCTATCAGCGAGTGCTGCGACTGGACAGCAGGCTGCGTAGCTGTATGGGAAAACTAA CGTGTGGGAAATTAATGAAAATCACTGGACCTGCTACAATAAAGACATCTGGAACCCGGTTTGGGGCATGGATGACTGATCCTCTAGCATCAACCAGAAACAACAGG GTCTGGTATATGGACAGTTACACCAACAGCAAGATTGTGCGTGAGTACAAGACAATAGAAGACTTCGTAGCAGGAGTGGTTTCCCGAACCTACAGCCTCCCATTTAAATGGGAGGGAACCAATCACATGGTCTACAATGGGTCGCTTTATTACAACAAGTACCAAAGCAACATTATTGTCAAGTACAGCTTCGAGACAGGCAGTGTGCTGGCCCAGCGAGCTTTGGAGTTCGCTGGCTTCCACAACATGTACCCATACACATGGGGCGGATACTCCGACATCGATGTCATGGCTGACGAACTGGGAATGTGGGTTGTGTACGCGACCAATCAAAATGCTGGAAATGTCGTTATCTCCCAGATTGACCCTGACACCCTGCAGGTCCTGAAGACTTGGAACACCGAATACTCCAAAAGGAATGCAGGTGAATCATTCATGATCTGTGGGACGCTCTATATCACTAACTCTCACCTGTCTGGAGCAAAGGTTTACTACGCTTACTCTACGAAGACTTCATCTTATGAATACATAGACATTCCTTTCCACAATCAGTACTTTCATATCTCAATGCTTGACTACAACGCCAGAGAGAGAGCACTGTATGCCTGGAACAATGGACACCAGGTAATATTTAATGTCACCCTCTTCCATGTCATAAAAACTGATGATGACTCTTAA